One Sulfurovum sp. TSL1 DNA segment encodes these proteins:
- a CDS encoding heavy-metal-associated domain-containing protein: MQQSFEVFNVKCGGCAATLKSKLAKEFGEIEVDLNVLPRKITLDIDNKDIDKLSKALKALGYPLASEEMGFMDSTSAKAKSFVSCAIGKMNS, translated from the coding sequence ATGCAGCAATCATTTGAGGTCTTTAATGTCAAATGTGGCGGGTGTGCAGCTACACTCAAGAGTAAACTTGCCAAAGAATTTGGAGAGATAGAAGTCGATTTAAACGTACTTCCTCGAAAAATAACTTTAGATATAGACAACAAGGATATCGATAAATTATCCAAAGCATTGAAAGCACTCGGTTATCCTTTGGCTTCAGAAGAGATGGGTTTCATGGACAGTACTTCAGCAAAAGCAAAAAGTTTTGTTTCTTGTGCCATAGGTAAAATGAACAGTTGA
- the sucC gene encoding ADP-forming succinate--CoA ligase subunit beta: MNIHEYQAKQIFQKYGVPTPRGIIANTPDQAVANAQELGGNIWVVKAQIHAGGRGLGGGVKLARSEEEVRELAKEILGMTLVTHQTGPEGKLVQKVYIEEGAAIADELYLSVVLDRAAEMPIIMASTEGGMDIETVAHDTPEKIIKIKVDPAIGFQPYHGRELVFGLGITDKDEQKKMMDFASKLYKLYMENDAEMIEINPLIKTESGDFLALDGKMGFDDSALGRHPDIEDMRDISEEDPDEREASQYGLSYIALDGEIGCMVNGAGLAMGTMDTINYMGGTPANFLDVGGSANAETVAKGFEIILKNPNVKAIFVNIFGGIVRCDRIANGILEATKLVDVHVPVIVRLDGTNAAEAAEILKNANIPNVIAATDLADGAAKAVAAAKGE, from the coding sequence GTGAATATTCATGAGTATCAAGCGAAACAAATATTCCAAAAGTATGGTGTTCCAACACCTAGAGGTATTATTGCAAATACACCTGATCAAGCTGTAGCAAATGCACAAGAACTGGGTGGTAATATTTGGGTAGTAAAGGCACAGATCCACGCTGGTGGTAGAGGACTGGGCGGTGGTGTCAAACTTGCTAGGTCTGAGGAGGAAGTAAGAGAACTTGCCAAAGAGATCCTGGGTATGACTCTGGTCACACACCAAACTGGACCAGAAGGTAAATTGGTTCAAAAAGTATATATCGAAGAGGGTGCAGCGATTGCCGATGAGCTTTATCTTTCTGTTGTACTTGACAGAGCCGCTGAAATGCCAATTATCATGGCTTCAACTGAAGGTGGTATGGATATTGAAACGGTAGCACATGATACTCCTGAAAAGATCATAAAAATCAAAGTAGATCCTGCGATCGGGTTCCAACCTTACCATGGTAGAGAACTTGTATTCGGTCTTGGTATCACAGATAAAGATGAACAAAAGAAGATGATGGATTTCGCTTCTAAACTGTATAAGCTTTATATGGAAAATGATGCCGAGATGATCGAGATCAATCCGTTGATCAAAACAGAGTCTGGTGACTTCCTGGCACTCGATGGAAAAATGGGATTCGATGACTCTGCTCTTGGACGCCACCCGGATATCGAAGATATGAGAGATATCTCAGAAGAAGACCCTGATGAGAGGGAAGCGAGCCAATATGGTCTTTCTTATATCGCACTTGATGGTGAGATCGGTTGTATGGTAAACGGTGCAGGTCTTGCAATGGGTACTATGGATACGATCAACTATATGGGTGGAACACCTGCAAACTTCCTTGATGTGGGTGGTTCGGCAAATGCTGAAACAGTTGCAAAAGGATTTGAGATCATTCTTAAAAATCCAAACGTGAAAGCGATCTTTGTAAATATCTTCGGTGGTATCGTAAGATGTGACAGAATTGCAAACGGTATTCTTGAAGCAACAAAACTTGTAGATGTACATGTACCTGTTATAGTGCGTCTTGATGGAACGAATGCAGCGGAAGCAGCAGAGATTCTTAAAAATGCAAATATTCCAAACGTTATTGCAGCAACAGATCTAGCAGATGGTGCAGCAAAAGCAGTAGCAGCGGCAAAGGGAGAGTAA
- the sucD gene encoding succinate--CoA ligase subunit alpha produces MSILVNKDTKVIVQGFTGKEGSFHAEQCIDYGTNIVGGVTPNKGGQTHLGKPVFNTVRDAVETTGATVSMIFVPPAFVADAVMEAADAGIELAVIITEGAPVRDMQMAKAHAVKNNMKTIGPNCPGIITAEECKIGIMPGMIFKKGNIGLISKSGTLTYEGANQVCNEGFGISTAVGIGGDPIIGLSYKHLLKEFQDDPETEAIVMIGEIGGDLEIQAAAYIKENITKPVVAFIAGQTAPAGKRMGHAGAIISGSAGTAKEKMDALQAAGVKVVVSPAEIGKAVKEVLS; encoded by the coding sequence ATGTCAATTTTAGTAAATAAAGATACAAAAGTAATCGTTCAAGGTTTTACAGGTAAAGAGGGTTCTTTCCATGCTGAACAGTGTATAGACTATGGTACAAATATCGTAGGTGGTGTGACACCGAACAAAGGTGGACAAACACATCTTGGAAAGCCTGTATTTAATACAGTGAGAGATGCAGTAGAGACTACTGGGGCAACTGTTTCTATGATATTCGTTCCACCGGCATTTGTAGCAGATGCGGTCATGGAAGCAGCGGATGCGGGTATCGAACTTGCAGTCATCATTACAGAAGGTGCACCGGTTAGAGATATGCAAATGGCTAAAGCGCATGCCGTTAAGAACAATATGAAGACGATCGGGCCAAACTGTCCTGGTATCATTACAGCAGAAGAGTGTAAGATAGGGATCATGCCTGGTATGATCTTCAAAAAAGGGAATATCGGACTTATCTCTAAATCTGGTACATTGACGTATGAAGGCGCAAACCAGGTATGTAATGAAGGTTTTGGTATTTCAACAGCTGTTGGTATCGGTGGAGACCCGATCATTGGTCTTAGCTACAAGCACCTTCTTAAAGAATTCCAGGATGATCCTGAAACTGAAGCGATCGTTATGATCGGTGAAATTGGTGGAGATCTTGAGATCCAGGCAGCAGCATATATCAAAGAGAACATCACTAAACCAGTGGTTGCTTTCATCGCAGGTCAAACTGCACCGGCAGGTAAAAGAATGGGGCACGCAGGTGCAATTATCTCTGGTTCTGCAGGTACAGCAAAAGAGAAAATGGATGCACTTCAGGCAGCAGGCGTGAAAGTGGTTGTTTCTCCTGCTGAGATCGGTAAAGCTGTGAAAGAAGTTCTTTCTTAA
- a CDS encoding Fe-S-containing hydro-lyase — protein MATYTLTTPLTSEDTKKLVAGDTVLLNGTIYTARDAAHKRLVELIEAGKELPFDLEGSVIYFVGPTPPKPGDPIGSAGPTTSYRMDSYSPTMLKHGSKGMIGKGKRNQEVKDACVAYDGIYFGATGGAGALLGKQIRSAEVIAYPELGPEAVRKITVEDFPVTVVNDTKGNDIYQMGRAQYEVKD, from the coding sequence TTGTAGCTGGAGATACTGTTTTACTGAACGGTACTATATACACGGCTAGAGATGCTGCACATAAGAGACTTGTAGAGCTCATCGAAGCAGGTAAGGAACTTCCGTTTGATCTAGAAGGTTCTGTGATCTATTTTGTTGGTCCAACACCTCCTAAGCCAGGTGACCCGATCGGTAGTGCAGGTCCAACGACTTCTTATAGAATGGACTCTTATTCTCCAACGATGTTAAAGCATGGTTCAAAGGGAATGATCGGAAAAGGTAAAAGAAACCAGGAAGTAAAAGATGCGTGTGTTGCATATGATGGTATCTATTTTGGTGCTACAGGTGGAGCAGGTGCTTTACTTGGTAAACAGATCCGTTCAGCAGAAGTCATCGCGTATCCGGAACTTGGCCCGGAAGCTGTAAGAAAGATCACAGTCGAAGATTTTCCTGTCACTGTTGTCAATGATACCAAAGGTAATGATATCTATCAGATGGGCCGTGCACAGTACGAGGTTAAGGATTAA
- the fumC gene encoding class II fumarate hydratase, which yields MDYRIEKDTMGEMQVPADKYWGAQTQRSVHNFEIGNEKMPLEVVYGFANLKKACALVNHSLGRLDDEKTTAISKACDRVLSGELDDNFPLVVWQTGSGTQSNMNMNEVVANKATEILGGDFTQENLVHPNDDVNKGQSSNDTYPTAMRIAEVVAVTDKLLPALSQLKNTLDEKAKMFSDIVKIGRTHLQDATPLTLGQELSGYVAMLETNLKQINDALLYCKELAIGGTAVGTGLNSHPEFSQRVVVQLNQFMAKNYGFVSQANKFHALTGHDAEVVLSGALKALAANLMKIANDIRWLASGPRCGLGEIEIPANEPGSSIMPGKVNPTQAEAMTMVAVQVMGNDTAVGIAASQGNFELNVFKPVIAYNVLQSIRLLSDTLRSFDLNCAVGIEPIRANIDKFLNDSLMLVTALNPHIGYENAAKIAKQAHANGTTLKEEAVALGLMSAEEFDKNVKPEEMVSPKA from the coding sequence ATGGATTATAGAATAGAAAAGGACACGATGGGGGAGATGCAGGTCCCTGCTGACAAATACTGGGGTGCACAAACACAACGATCCGTGCATAATTTTGAGATAGGCAATGAAAAAATGCCTCTTGAAGTCGTTTATGGTTTTGCCAATCTAAAAAAAGCCTGTGCACTGGTCAATCACTCTTTAGGTCGCCTCGATGATGAAAAAACAACGGCGATATCCAAGGCATGTGATAGGGTTCTCTCGGGTGAACTGGATGACAATTTCCCCCTTGTCGTATGGCAGACAGGATCAGGTACACAGTCGAACATGAATATGAATGAAGTCGTTGCGAATAAAGCAACAGAGATCCTGGGTGGAGATTTTACACAAGAAAATCTGGTGCATCCCAACGATGATGTAAATAAAGGTCAGAGTTCAAATGACACGTATCCTACTGCGATGCGTATCGCTGAAGTTGTAGCGGTCACAGATAAGCTTCTTCCCGCACTCAGCCAATTGAAAAACACACTGGATGAAAAAGCAAAAATGTTTTCTGACATTGTGAAGATAGGTCGTACACATCTTCAAGATGCAACTCCACTGACACTGGGACAAGAACTTTCCGGGTATGTTGCTATGCTAGAGACAAATCTTAAGCAGATCAATGATGCACTTCTCTACTGTAAAGAACTGGCGATCGGCGGTACGGCTGTAGGTACGGGTCTGAATTCTCATCCTGAGTTTTCACAAAGAGTAGTGGTGCAACTGAACCAGTTTATGGCAAAAAATTATGGATTTGTTTCGCAGGCCAATAAGTTTCATGCACTTACGGGACATGATGCTGAAGTTGTATTGAGTGGAGCACTTAAGGCACTTGCTGCAAATCTTATGAAAATCGCCAATGATATACGATGGTTGGCATCAGGTCCAAGATGTGGTTTAGGAGAGATCGAGATTCCTGCAAATGAACCGGGTTCTTCTATCATGCCGGGTAAGGTCAATCCGACACAGGCAGAAGCGATGACCATGGTGGCGGTACAGGTGATGGGTAATGATACAGCAGTGGGGATCGCCGCATCCCAAGGGAATTTTGAACTCAATGTCTTCAAACCGGTGATCGCGTATAATGTCCTGCAATCCATTCGGCTTCTCTCTGATACCTTAAGAAGTTTTGATCTGAACTGTGCAGTAGGGATCGAGCCGATCAGAGCCAATATTGACAAATTCTTAAATGATTCACTCATGTTAGTGACTGCATTGAATCCTCATATCGGGTATGAAAATGCAGCAAAAATCGCGAAGCAGGCGCATGCAAACGGTACGACACTGAAAGAAGAAGCTGTAGCACTTGGCCTGATGTCTGCAGAAGAGTTTGATAAAAATGTGAAACCCGAAGAGATGGTTTCCCCCAAAGCTTAA